A single region of the Bacillus cereus genome encodes:
- the aiiA gene encoding quorum-quenching N-acyl homoserine lactonase AiiA, translating into MTVKKLYFVPAGRCMLDHSSVNSTLTPGNLLNLPVWCYLLETEEGPILVDTGMPESAVNNEGLFNGTFVEGQILPKMTEEDRIVNILKRAGYEPEDLLYIISSHLHFDHAGGNGAFINTPIIVQRAEYEAAQHREEYMKECILPNLNYKIIEGDYEVVSGVQLLYTPGHTPGHQSLFIETENSGPVLLTIDASYTKENFEDEVPFAGVDSELALSSIKRLKEVVRKENPIVFFGHDIEQEKSCKVFPEYI; encoded by the coding sequence ATGACGGTAAAAAAGCTTTATTTCGTGCCAGCTGGTCGTTGTATGTTAGATCATTCCTCTGTTAATAGTACGCTCACACCGGGGAATTTATTGAACTTACCAGTATGGTGTTATTTATTGGAGACAGAAGAAGGACCTATTTTAGTAGATACAGGCATGCCAGAAAGTGCGGTTAATAATGAAGGTCTTTTTAACGGTACATTTGTTGAGGGGCAAATTTTACCGAAAATGACTGAAGAAGATAGAATTGTAAATATTTTAAAGCGTGCAGGGTATGAGCCGGAAGACCTTCTTTATATTATTAGCTCTCACTTGCATTTTGATCATGCAGGAGGAAATGGTGCTTTTATAAATACACCAATCATTGTACAGCGTGCTGAATACGAGGCGGCGCAGCATAGAGAAGAATATATGAAAGAATGTATATTGCCGAATTTAAACTACAAAATCATTGAAGGGGATTATGAGGTCGTATCAGGTGTTCAACTATTGTATACACCAGGACATACTCCAGGGCATCAGTCGCTATTCATTGAGACGGAGAACTCTGGCCCAGTGTTATTAACGATCGATGCATCGTATACGAAAGAAAATTTTGAAGATGAAGTGCCGTTCGCGGGGGTTGATTCGGAGTTAGCTTTATCTTCAATTAAGCGTTTAAAAGAAGTTGTGAGGAAAGAAAACCCAATTGTTTTCTTCGGACATGATATAGAGCAGGAAAAGAGCTGTAAAGTGTTCCCTGAATATATATAA
- a CDS encoding DUF4097 family beta strand repeat-containing protein translates to MINKKKFSIIAAIIFIIGIVGSLLTYRSIAAVPISEEKVISNNNVSSVIIDTNNVRVNINPTTDSNIKVTLDGEVSPNIKRTLATDEKDSTLLISYKEKQQSWFNFNISEVLAPLTLNVYLPEKQYDLLKVSNNNGYVSAKKLNATNFNINTSNGRVELREINSQKVIAEANNGIMDFKDIMAQNIHVKSNNGRIMLDHVEGEIEGQSKNGSLTLKTTELDRNLNFTTHNGKINIETEKKPTNVQFNVSVDNGRANILDKYKGNAIIGKGENLIKLTTHNGNISVK, encoded by the coding sequence ATGATAAATAAAAAGAAATTTTCCATCATTGCAGCTATTATTTTCATTATTGGAATTGTAGGAAGTCTACTCACTTATCGTTCAATTGCTGCAGTACCAATTTCAGAAGAAAAGGTTATTAGCAATAATAATGTGTCAAGCGTCATTATCGATACGAATAACGTTCGTGTTAACATCAATCCTACAACAGATAGTAACATTAAAGTAACATTAGATGGGGAAGTTAGTCCTAACATAAAAAGAACGTTAGCTACGGATGAGAAAGATTCAACGCTTCTCATTTCTTACAAAGAAAAACAACAGAGCTGGTTCAACTTCAACATTTCCGAAGTATTGGCCCCATTAACATTAAATGTTTATCTGCCTGAAAAACAATATGATTTATTAAAAGTTTCCAATAATAATGGCTACGTTTCTGCCAAAAAACTAAACGCAACAAATTTTAATATCAATACAAGCAATGGGCGTGTTGAATTAAGAGAAATCAATTCGCAAAAAGTTATTGCAGAAGCAAACAATGGAATTATGGACTTTAAAGATATAATGGCACAAAATATTCATGTGAAATCGAATAATGGAAGAATTATGCTAGATCATGTGGAAGGTGAAATAGAGGGGCAATCTAAGAATGGAAGTCTTACTCTTAAAACAACTGAACTTGATCGAAATCTTAATTTTACGACTCACAATGGAAAAATCAATATTGAAACCGAAAAAAAACCAACTAATGTTCAATTTAATGTTTCTGTCGATAATGGCAGAGCGAATATCCTGGATAAATATAAAGGTAATGCGATTATTGGAAAGGGAGAAAATCTAATTAAATTAACCACGCATAATGGAAATATTTCAGTGAAATAA
- a CDS encoding multidrug effflux MFS transporter, whose amino-acid sequence MKKVSVPSLLLMIILVAFPQISETIYTPSLPDISKALHVSNNEVQLTLSVYFAGFALGVFFIGWLSDIIGRRPAMLFGIAVYGIGSFLCYIASSIEFLLLSRFIQAFGASAGSVVTQTILRESVEGHKRHVMFAQISAVIAFTPAIGPLIGGFLDQMFGFKIVFLSLVVMSVGILLYTFVSLPETKTDSVTNQINVFSVLKRLITNPKVVTYGLLIGGANGVLFSYYAEAPFIFIEYFQLSPSMYGFLGIVVAFASIIGAKVSKRLLATYKPEKIIYIGCLVMTGGAILLTVITSVGSNPNIIYMIGFLVAMFILLLGIGIALPNCLSLALVDFQDVIGTAGALFSLGYYVIVTVTIWGMSQLHTGSLMVMPLYFLTIAVIMVVFTKVFIFGKQTSKTI is encoded by the coding sequence ATGAAAAAAGTCTCAGTACCATCACTTTTGTTAATGATTATTCTTGTAGCATTTCCGCAAATTAGTGAAACAATTTACACGCCGTCTTTACCAGACATTTCAAAGGCGTTGCACGTAAGTAATAATGAGGTACAGTTAACGCTAAGTGTTTATTTTGCTGGATTTGCTTTAGGTGTATTTTTTATTGGATGGTTATCAGATATAATTGGTCGTCGCCCAGCAATGTTATTTGGAATTGCAGTATACGGGATAGGAAGTTTCTTATGCTATATTGCAAGTTCCATTGAATTTTTATTGCTAAGTCGTTTTATTCAAGCGTTTGGGGCAAGTGCAGGATCAGTTGTTACACAAACGATTCTTCGTGAAAGTGTAGAGGGGCATAAACGTCATGTTATGTTTGCTCAAATTTCGGCAGTCATTGCCTTTACACCAGCGATAGGTCCGTTAATTGGTGGTTTTCTCGATCAAATGTTTGGATTTAAAATAGTATTTTTAAGTTTAGTAGTTATGAGCGTCGGAATTTTGCTGTATACGTTTGTTTCTCTTCCAGAAACAAAAACGGACTCAGTGACGAATCAAATAAATGTGTTTTCTGTTTTAAAACGGTTGATTACAAATCCGAAAGTAGTAACATACGGTCTATTAATTGGAGGAGCGAATGGTGTTTTATTTAGCTATTATGCAGAAGCGCCGTTTATCTTTATTGAATACTTTCAGTTATCGCCTAGTATGTATGGATTTTTAGGAATCGTTGTCGCTTTTGCTTCAATTATTGGGGCGAAAGTTTCAAAACGTTTACTGGCTACTTATAAACCAGAGAAAATTATATATATCGGTTGTCTTGTAATGACAGGGGGAGCTATCCTTTTAACTGTTATTACTTCAGTTGGATCAAATCCAAACATAATATATATGATTGGATTTTTAGTAGCGATGTTTATATTGCTATTAGGAATTGGAATAGCGTTGCCTAACTGTTTAAGTTTAGCATTAGTAGATTTTCAAGATGTCATTGGTACAGCAGGTGCATTGTTTAGCTTAGGCTACTATGTAATTGTAACGGTGACAATTTGGGGAATGAGTCAGCTTCATACAGGTTCGTTGATGGTGATGCCACTTTATTTTCTGACTATTGCAGTTATCATGGTGGTGTTTACTAAAGTATTTATTTTTGGTAAACAAACTTCAAAAACGATTTAA
- a CDS encoding cyclic nucleotide-binding domain-containing protein: protein MKKVCNSIKLAEYMKQNNIDSFFSNDMKPYLELLFFKKNEFICRENEEIDYLYFFVEGKAKAFNTLSNGKSVLLCFYDSLQLLGDVELIHSQKTASNVQVMADSYCVGLPLGKVRNQLFHDAKFLRCICGSLAHKLNRLSKNSTINLLYPLENRLASYMLAAGERAAQHGNRIVFSGNLTETAELLGTSYRHLLRTLNIFCDKEIIKKNNGCFEVVNVDVLRELAADVYK from the coding sequence ATGAAGAAAGTATGTAATTCTATTAAATTAGCAGAGTATATGAAACAAAATAATATTGACTCATTTTTTAGTAATGATATGAAGCCATATTTGGAACTTTTATTTTTTAAAAAGAATGAGTTTATTTGTAGAGAAAATGAAGAGATAGATTATTTATATTTTTTTGTTGAAGGAAAAGCGAAAGCGTTTAACACATTAAGTAACGGGAAATCGGTATTATTATGTTTTTATGATAGTTTGCAGTTACTAGGAGATGTGGAGTTAATTCATTCTCAAAAGACTGCTTCAAACGTACAAGTAATGGCTGATTCGTATTGTGTTGGTTTACCTTTAGGGAAAGTGAGAAACCAATTATTTCATGATGCGAAATTTTTACGATGTATTTGCGGATCGTTAGCACATAAATTAAATCGTCTTTCAAAAAATAGTACAATTAATTTACTATATCCACTTGAAAATAGACTTGCGAGTTACATGTTAGCAGCAGGGGAACGAGCGGCTCAGCATGGAAATAGAATTGTGTTTAGTGGGAATTTAACGGAAACAGCTGAATTGTTAGGAACGAGTTATCGGCATTTATTGCGCACTTTGAATATTTTTTGTGATAAAGAGATAATCAAGAAAAATAATGGTTGCTTTGAAGTAGTAAACGTGGATGTTTTGAGAGAATTGGCTGCGGATGTTTATAAATAG
- a CDS encoding PadR family transcriptional regulator, which yields MNVQFKKGVLELCVLVLLDKQDRYGYELVRSISNQIEISEGSVYPLLRRLTKEEYFTTYLQESSEGPSRKYYKLTDKGRTYLYQLLEEWNEFSQGVNQLIKEGVRNDEK from the coding sequence TTGAATGTACAATTTAAAAAAGGAGTTTTAGAACTTTGTGTGCTTGTCTTACTCGATAAGCAAGACCGTTATGGGTATGAATTAGTTCGAAGTATTTCCAATCAAATTGAAATATCAGAAGGATCTGTGTATCCTCTACTTCGTAGATTAACTAAAGAAGAATATTTTACAACGTATTTACAGGAGTCTTCAGAAGGGCCTTCAAGGAAGTATTATAAACTGACAGATAAAGGTAGAACGTATTTGTACCAACTTTTGGAGGAATGGAATGAGTTCTCACAAGGTGTCAATCAATTAATAAAAGAAGGTGTACGTAATGACGAAAAATAA
- a CDS encoding amidohydrolase produces the protein MKADVVLINGEVITVDQKNAVVEAVAIKDNRIAVVGSNQEVKSLIGEQTAVIDLQGKTLLPGFIDSHIHLIAHGLNQLAVSCKAEHIDSIEALLEDLKKKALETPKGEWIRAWGFNENAVKEKRYPTITELDEISAEHPIIVSRTCNHISVVNSKALEIAQINENTPNTSGGIIEKNQAGRLTGKLIEAANMEMSAVASYTESEMMKAVKIASDHFVAAGITSIHDAGGFGPESYRLLQQAVKSRDIRVRIYAMICQLNNSHEFVNKMVEAGVVTGTGDERFKVGPAKMFTDGSSTGPTIATREPYSSDSNNSGILYYSEEEIYQVLGEAHKKGYQITVHAQGDKAIEMYLNCVERALEESPRKDHRHRIEHAGISSPDLQERMKKLEVIPIPNPPFPYEFGEIYAQHYGERVNHMYAARDFIDRGIIAAGGSDAPVTDYNPLLGIHVAVNRRSKSGMEIGTNQSISVMEAIKLYTWNGAYASFEEEIKGSIEAGKLADLVILNDSILSINPSKIKDLKVETTIIDGEIIYQEEQTVKI, from the coding sequence ATGAAAGCTGATGTTGTCTTGATAAATGGAGAAGTTATTACAGTAGACCAAAAGAATGCAGTAGTCGAAGCTGTAGCAATAAAAGATAATCGTATCGCAGTTGTTGGGTCAAATCAGGAGGTTAAGAGTTTAATAGGAGAACAAACGGCTGTAATTGACCTGCAAGGAAAAACACTTCTTCCCGGATTCATTGATTCTCATATTCACCTCATTGCTCACGGGCTGAATCAGTTGGCGGTAAGTTGTAAAGCTGAACATATTGATTCTATCGAAGCTTTGTTAGAGGACCTGAAAAAGAAAGCCTTAGAAACTCCAAAAGGCGAATGGATACGTGCTTGGGGCTTTAATGAAAACGCTGTGAAGGAAAAGCGTTATCCAACAATTACTGAGCTGGATGAAATTTCAGCTGAACACCCTATTATTGTATCTCGTACTTGCAACCATATAAGCGTAGTGAACAGCAAAGCATTAGAAATTGCGCAAATTAACGAGAACACACCGAACACGAGTGGGGGGATTATTGAAAAGAATCAGGCAGGACGGCTTACAGGAAAGTTAATTGAAGCAGCAAATATGGAGATGAGCGCGGTTGCGAGTTATACGGAAAGTGAAATGATGAAGGCTGTGAAAATTGCATCAGATCATTTCGTTGCAGCGGGCATAACAAGTATACATGACGCAGGTGGATTTGGACCTGAGAGTTACCGTTTACTACAACAAGCTGTGAAGAGTAGGGATATTCGTGTCAGAATATATGCAATGATATGTCAGTTAAATAACTCCCATGAATTTGTTAATAAAATGGTCGAAGCTGGCGTGGTAACTGGTACCGGAGATGAGAGATTCAAAGTTGGACCAGCTAAAATGTTTACAGATGGAAGTAGCACTGGGCCTACAATTGCAACACGTGAGCCGTACTCGAGTGACTCTAACAATTCTGGCATTCTTTATTATAGTGAGGAAGAAATCTATCAAGTTTTAGGTGAAGCTCATAAAAAAGGCTATCAGATCACTGTACATGCACAAGGTGATAAAGCTATTGAAATGTATTTAAATTGTGTAGAAAGGGCGCTAGAGGAATCACCAAGAAAAGACCACCGTCATCGAATCGAACACGCGGGAATTTCTTCACCAGATTTACAAGAGAGAATGAAAAAACTCGAGGTGATTCCGATTCCAAACCCTCCATTTCCATATGAATTTGGAGAGATATATGCCCAGCACTATGGTGAGCGTGTTAACCACATGTACGCTGCTCGTGATTTTATTGATCGTGGCATCATTGCAGCAGGTGGATCGGACGCACCAGTTACTGACTATAATCCTTTATTAGGAATTCACGTTGCTGTCAATAGAAGAAGCAAGTCTGGAATGGAGATTGGTACTAATCAATCTATAAGCGTAATGGAAGCTATTAAACTATACACATGGAATGGTGCTTATGCGAGTTTTGAAGAAGAGATAAAAGGAAGCATAGAGGCCGGAAAGTTGGCGGATTTAGTTATATTAAATGACAGCATTTTAAGTATCAATCCAAGCAAAATTAAAGATTTAAAAGTAGAAACAACTATTATTGATGGTGAAATTATCTATCAAGAAGAACAAACAGTGAAAATTTAA
- a CDS encoding amino acid permease, producing the protein MANKELKRGLEARHIQMIALGGTIGVGLFMGSASTIKWTGPSVMLAYAIAGIFIFFIMRAMGEMLYMEPSTGSFATFGHKYIHPLAGYMTAWSNWFQWVIVGMSEIIAVGAYMKYWFPDLPAWIPGVIAMVILGAANLISVKSFGEFEFWFAMIKIVTILLMIIAGFGLIFFGIGNGGEAIGISNLWANGGFFTGGFSGFFFALSLVVGAYQGVELIGITAGEAKDPKKTLTRAIQSTIWRILIFYIGAIFVIVTVYPWDQLSTIGSPFVATFAKVGITAAAGLINFVVITAAMSGCNSGIYSAGRMLYTLGVNGQAPKYFTKLSGNGVPLFGTVGVIIGLAVGVVLSYIAPKNLFVYVYSASVLPGMVPWFVILISQINFRKEKGAEMKDHPFKMPFAPVTNYLTIAFLIMVLIGMWFNDDTRISLIVGIVFLAIVTISFYAFGIGKRAPLDAQDDQGISSK; encoded by the coding sequence GTGGCAAACAAAGAATTGAAAAGAGGTTTAGAAGCACGTCATATTCAAATGATTGCTTTAGGCGGAACAATTGGTGTTGGTTTGTTTATGGGATCAGCCAGCACGATTAAATGGACAGGTCCGTCAGTAATGCTTGCTTATGCAATTGCAGGTATTTTTATCTTCTTCATTATGCGTGCCATGGGAGAAATGTTGTACATGGAGCCAAGTACAGGTTCATTTGCGACGTTCGGTCATAAGTATATTCACCCGTTAGCTGGTTATATGACAGCGTGGAGTAACTGGTTCCAGTGGGTTATCGTTGGGATGTCAGAGATTATCGCAGTTGGGGCGTATATGAAGTATTGGTTCCCAGATTTACCAGCCTGGATACCGGGTGTTATCGCAATGGTTATTCTTGGTGCAGCTAACTTAATTTCTGTTAAATCATTTGGTGAATTTGAATTTTGGTTTGCGATGATTAAAATCGTTACGATTTTATTAATGATTATTGCTGGATTTGGTCTTATTTTCTTCGGAATTGGTAACGGCGGAGAAGCGATTGGTATATCAAACCTTTGGGCAAATGGCGGTTTCTTTACAGGTGGTTTTTCAGGATTCTTCTTTGCATTATCACTTGTAGTTGGAGCGTATCAAGGTGTGGAATTAATCGGGATTACTGCTGGTGAAGCGAAAGATCCGAAGAAGACACTTACAAGAGCAATTCAAAGTACAATTTGGCGTATTCTAATTTTCTATATTGGTGCTATTTTCGTTATTGTAACTGTGTATCCGTGGGATCAATTAAGTACAATTGGTAGTCCGTTCGTAGCAACTTTTGCGAAGGTTGGTATTACGGCAGCAGCGGGACTTATTAACTTCGTTGTTATTACAGCAGCGATGTCTGGTTGTAATAGTGGTATTTATAGTGCTGGACGTATGCTGTATACGTTAGGTGTAAATGGACAAGCACCGAAATATTTCACGAAACTTTCTGGAAATGGTGTACCTTTATTCGGAACAGTTGGCGTAATTATCGGTCTAGCGGTCGGTGTTGTATTAAGTTATATCGCACCGAAAAACTTATTCGTATATGTATATAGCGCGAGTGTACTTCCTGGTATGGTGCCATGGTTCGTCATTTTAATTAGTCAAATTAATTTTAGAAAAGAAAAAGGAGCAGAGATGAAAGATCATCCATTCAAAATGCCATTTGCTCCTGTTACAAACTATTTAACAATTGCCTTTTTAATTATGGTATTAATCGGTATGTGGTTTAACGATGATACTCGTATTTCACTAATTGTAGGTATTGTTTTCTTAGCTATCGTAACAATTAGTTTCTATGCTTTCGGAATAGGGAAGAGAGCTCCGTTAGACGCTCAAGATGATCAAGGGATTTCAAGTAAATAA
- a CDS encoding DMT family transporter: MLYICIAILAGVSIVVARIINANLAKKIGNWEGTFFNYITGLFFSMIFLIFSSDSFYIPSHTLRSIPIAVYLGGLVGVIVISLSNYITPKISAFYLTLLIFIGQLFAGTIIDFFLSNELSTGKIIGGVFVLIGLTYNLLVDRPIKTVPNKHVQL, encoded by the coding sequence ATGTTATATATTTGTATCGCTATTTTAGCTGGTGTTTCTATCGTTGTTGCTAGAATTATTAACGCGAATTTAGCAAAGAAAATTGGGAATTGGGAAGGTACATTTTTCAATTATATTACTGGATTATTTTTCTCTATGATATTTTTAATTTTCAGTTCAGATTCATTTTATATTCCTAGTCATACGTTGCGATCTATTCCTATCGCTGTATACTTAGGCGGATTAGTAGGCGTTATCGTTATTTCATTATCCAACTATATTACTCCTAAAATATCGGCATTTTATTTAACGTTACTCATCTTTATCGGACAATTATTTGCGGGGACTATCATTGACTTCTTCCTGTCAAACGAACTCTCAACTGGAAAAATTATCGGCGGTGTTTTCGTATTAATAGGGCTTACTTACAATTTACTTGTTGATCGCCCTATTAAAACTGTGCCTAATAAACACGTTCAACTATAA
- a CDS encoding zinc-binding alcohol dehydrogenase family protein, with product MKAIGLHEYLPIEEENSLIDIEVERPVATGRDILVKINAISVNPVDTKVRSPKDKKEDVAKILGWDASGVVVQTGEGCTLFKEGDEVFYAGSITRQGTYSEYHLVDERIVGKKPKTLSDAESAAIPLTAITAWEGLFERLGIDYNKKDTNSFKNILIIGGAGGVGSIAIQLAKWAGLNVIATASRNETIHWVEKFGADYIVNHHQPLKDQILEFGLKDVDYIFCLNNTDQHWHAMCDIIKPQGKICSIVENEHPLEMGILKSKSATLVWEFMFTKAMYETGDMITQHELLNKVSELLDEGILHTTLNDTLTPIHAENLKKAHALLESGRTIGKIVLEKF from the coding sequence ATGAAAGCAATCGGTTTACATGAATACTTACCTATTGAAGAAGAAAACAGTTTAATTGATATTGAAGTTGAAAGACCTGTTGCCACAGGAAGAGATATACTTGTAAAAATTAACGCTATTTCCGTTAACCCAGTTGATACAAAAGTTCGATCTCCGAAAGATAAAAAAGAAGATGTAGCAAAAATACTTGGCTGGGATGCTAGTGGTGTTGTCGTGCAAACAGGCGAAGGTTGTACGTTATTTAAAGAAGGCGACGAAGTGTTTTACGCTGGAAGCATTACAAGGCAAGGTACATACAGTGAATACCATCTAGTTGATGAAAGAATTGTTGGTAAAAAACCAAAAACGTTAAGTGATGCTGAATCTGCAGCAATTCCTTTAACAGCCATTACCGCATGGGAAGGTTTATTCGAGCGTTTAGGCATTGATTATAATAAAAAAGATACGAACTCATTTAAAAATATTTTAATTATCGGCGGAGCTGGTGGCGTAGGTTCAATTGCCATTCAATTAGCTAAATGGGCTGGACTGAATGTAATCGCAACTGCATCCCGCAACGAAACAATACACTGGGTTGAAAAATTCGGTGCCGATTATATTGTTAACCATCACCAACCTTTAAAAGATCAAATATTAGAGTTTGGGCTAAAAGATGTAGATTATATCTTCTGCTTAAACAATACAGATCAACATTGGCATGCAATGTGTGACATCATTAAACCACAAGGAAAAATTTGCTCTATCGTAGAAAATGAGCACCCTCTTGAGATGGGCATTTTAAAAAGTAAAAGCGCCACACTAGTTTGGGAATTTATGTTCACAAAAGCGATGTATGAAACTGGCGATATGATTACGCAGCACGAACTATTAAATAAAGTGAGTGAGCTATTAGATGAAGGTATCCTTCATACAACTTTAAACGATACGTTAACACCGATACATGCAGAAAATCTAAAAAAAGCACATGCATTGCTTGAGAGTGGACGTACAATTGGGAAAATTGTATTAGAAAAGTTTTAA
- a CDS encoding DMT family transporter, which yields MKYKGAITLYNFLSVFIGVLIAVMLPLNGILSELIGKYTASVVIHLVGLIAVIFVLIINKNKIHFDKGIPLVLYSAGAIGVFTVLFNNISFSALGASITIALSLLGQSIAAIVIDHFGLLGMKVAKFEKKKLIGLLFISSGIIVMTIY from the coding sequence ATGAAATATAAAGGGGCTATTACATTGTATAACTTTCTTTCTGTCTTTATTGGTGTGCTCATCGCCGTTATGCTTCCATTGAATGGGATTTTATCTGAGTTAATTGGCAAGTACACAGCGAGCGTTGTCATTCACCTTGTCGGTTTAATTGCAGTTATTTTCGTTTTAATCATAAACAAAAATAAAATCCATTTTGATAAAGGTATTCCACTTGTTTTATATAGCGCTGGAGCGATTGGGGTGTTCACTGTTCTTTTTAATAATATAAGTTTCTCCGCCCTTGGTGCCTCTATTACAATCGCATTAAGTTTACTCGGTCAATCCATTGCTGCAATTGTTATTGATCACTTCGGCTTATTAGGAATGAAAGTTGCAAAGTTTGAAAAGAAAAAACTAATTGGATTATTATTCATCTCTTCTGGGATTATAGTCATGACAATTTATTAA
- a CDS encoding HAAS signaling domain-containing protein encodes MTKNKFLQQLNASLKRLSEKERADILKDYEEHFTFGLEEGKSEEEIVASLGSPAQIAKELLADYHIEKVTASATTGNVFRAIWAVIGLGFFNLVIVLGPAITLAALIFSGWVLGISFLGSPLFVIVDTILHPNTFLLFNLFISLALCGLGYFIVIAMLFLTKLAKNGFVRYLKFNIALVKGGFKHDK; translated from the coding sequence ATGACGAAAAATAAATTTTTACAACAATTAAATGCATCTCTAAAAAGATTATCTGAAAAAGAGCGTGCAGATATTTTAAAAGATTATGAGGAACATTTTACCTTCGGATTAGAGGAAGGTAAAAGTGAAGAAGAAATTGTAGCTTCATTAGGTTCTCCAGCTCAAATCGCCAAAGAGTTATTAGCAGATTATCATATTGAGAAAGTAACAGCAAGTGCAACAACAGGAAATGTTTTTCGGGCAATTTGGGCAGTAATTGGATTAGGGTTTTTCAATTTAGTAATAGTGCTTGGACCTGCAATTACATTAGCAGCATTGATTTTTTCGGGATGGGTTCTAGGAATCTCATTTTTAGGTTCACCACTGTTTGTTATTGTAGATACTATTTTGCATCCAAATACATTCTTGCTTTTTAACCTTTTCATTTCTTTAGCACTTTGTGGGCTTGGATATTTCATTGTAATTGCTATGTTATTTTTAACGAAGTTAGCAAAGAATGGATTTGTTCGTTATTTAAAGTTCAATATAGCACTAGTAAAAGGTGGTTTTAAGCATGATAAATAA
- a CDS encoding GNAT family N-acetyltransferase, with translation MRNLVNKLNVKATTQEDLQQILKLCTIYDQAIYGEVDTTVEDINNSWKGIDVSKSSYVVMNEEEIIAYGILTGNEGQFPSAVFVNPDYINQGIEHVIWSKLEERATGLVSNSSCLNGTIVTQANNFYEEKVLEEDGFIPTRIWWGMGIELKKDIPSPIWPNGVTVRHYILGLDDGRLHQAFNEAFADHWNSHPSTLEEFLQRTERDGFHPTLWSLAMVEDEVVGFVFSKKGADNKAEITHLGVRRSKRKQGLGLALLHHAFGQLYEEGILKVHLNVDSENITGAPRVYEAAGMEVKSKFVRFDKEVRAKDVYGM, from the coding sequence ATGCGAAACTTAGTAAATAAACTAAATGTTAAAGCAACTACACAAGAAGATTTACAACAAATTTTAAAACTATGTACAATTTATGATCAAGCCATTTACGGTGAAGTTGATACAACGGTAGAGGATATTAATAACTCATGGAAAGGTATTGATGTTAGTAAAAGCTCTTATGTTGTTATGAATGAAGAAGAAATAATCGCTTATGGAATTTTGACAGGGAATGAAGGGCAGTTTCCATCTGCTGTATTTGTAAACCCTGATTATATAAATCAAGGAATTGAACATGTAATATGGTCAAAGCTTGAAGAGCGTGCTACGGGGCTTGTAAGTAATTCGTCTTGCTTGAATGGCACGATTGTAACACAAGCAAATAATTTCTATGAGGAAAAAGTATTAGAAGAAGATGGATTTATCCCAACTCGTATATGGTGGGGGATGGGGATTGAATTAAAGAAAGATATTCCATCACCAATATGGCCAAATGGTGTTACAGTGCGACATTACATACTAGGTTTAGATGATGGAAGATTACATCAAGCTTTTAATGAAGCATTTGCAGACCACTGGAATTCGCATCCTTCTACGTTAGAAGAGTTTTTGCAGCGTACAGAAAGAGATGGGTTTCATCCTACATTATGGTCACTGGCGATGGTTGAGGATGAAGTAGTTGGTTTTGTCTTTAGTAAAAAGGGTGCTGATAATAAAGCAGAAATTACTCACTTAGGTGTAAGGCGTTCTAAGCGGAAACAAGGATTGGGATTAGCGCTGTTACATCACGCATTCGGTCAATTATACGAAGAAGGGATTTTAAAGGTCCATCTAAATGTAGATTCTGAGAATATTACAGGTGCACCTCGCGTATACGAAGCAGCTGGAATGGAAGTAAAGAGTAAATTCGTTCGCTTTGATAAGGAAGTCCGTGCGAAGGATGTATATGGTATGTAA